The Saimiri boliviensis isolate mSaiBol1 chromosome 12, mSaiBol1.pri, whole genome shotgun sequence nucleotide sequence GCTCAGGCTGAGAGGCAGGGCTGCTGATTTGCTCTGGAAAGGCTGTGGCTGTCCCCATTGGCCCGGGGAGGTCCTTGGCAGCTCCCACCTCTGTCTATGTGACTCTGGGCTATGACCCCCGCTACTGCCCCAGCTAAGCAGCAAGAGAGCTTGCTGAAGTCCAGAAGACTGTGGGACCATGAGGGCAGCTCTCTGGATCCTGGGACTTGGGCCCTGTCTTCTTAATATCTGGGCAGTCCCCATTGGTAAGTTTCTCCTTCCTTCATCCAAGGAACTCTTGGGAGGCAGCGGCTCTGTTGAGGCCCAGGCCCCGGGGCATGAGTGTGTTCTCTACTAGTGAATGTTTTATGACCTGCCGTCTGCCTGGGTCTCACTCAGCCCAGAGTGAGTGGGACATGCTGGGCCAGGAAGGAGGTGGCCCCACATGGCCGGATCCCTGTGAGCCCAGGGCCCCCAGCCACTAATCCACTGCTCAGAACCCAGGGTGTGGGGCTGGGTCACACCCTGGACAGGCCCAGTTTCTGGTCCCAATGACCCCAATCAAGAGCCCTGATGGGTCCTGTGGGGgctgctccatccatgtcccctgCAGCAGGGCTGGGATCCCGGGAAGGACGTGAGAGGGCTGGCTGCATCTGGCAGTGAGGTTGGGCATGGGGTCCCGTGGTGATACAGCACCCAGCTGGGGACACTGCGGTCTAGGGCCATGTGGAAGGGCTGCTGGGTCAGGGGCAGGCAGCTTTAGAGACGGGGTCTAGCCAGAAGGAACAGCAGGAGAGGATGGAGGTGAGAGGGAGTCCTGGGGACCTGCACATGTGGGCACAGAACCACGACAGGGCGGGCTTGAGTGAAGGgctgggtgggaggcaggggagggtgcACATGTGGGCACAGAACCACGACAGGGCGGGCTTGAGTGAAGGgctgggtgggaggcaggggagggtgcCCTTGAGGCCTAGGAACACTTCACTGGCAGGGTGGGCCCAGGTGCCCAGCAGGGCAGTGACCCAGTGCTGGACAGAGCTGCACCCTCCATGATGGGGTGGGAGACTGGGCAGCTGCAGGAAGGGCGGAGAGATTTGAAGAAAAGGCAGCAGTGTGGTCACAGCTGGGAACCCTGGGGTTGAAGGGATTTGCTTTTGTGTTAAAGATCGCAAGCACAAGGGCCAGAATTCTCTACAACAAGAAATAgctttagaaaatgcaaaataaaaacctattcacagccgggcggggtggctcacgcctgtaatcccagccctttgggaggctgagtcgagtggatcacctgaggtcaggagttcaagaccagcctggccaagatggtgaaacccagtctctattaaaaatacaagaattagccaggtgtggtggtgggtgcctgtaatcccagctacacgggatgctgaggcaggagaatcactttgaaccctggagatggaggttgcagtgagctgagatcgcgccattgcactccaggctgggtgacagcgtaagactctgtcttaaaaaaaaaaaaaaaatgatggcagACACCAGTACACATCCATGTCCTGAGAAGatgcaggtggggagggaggtgaggaGTGTGGGAATGTGCAGGGACAGAtaaagactgaggcaggggattcAAGGCTccccaggaggtgggagggaaaggTCTTTGTCTTTGTCTTGGTCCAGGTGGGGTCCCCCCTGCCACCGACTGCCATTTGGGAGGCTCTCTCCTGGGTGTGGAGGGTCCTCCAGGGGCCTGGAGGCCGCTCTGGGGCCACAAGGCTCCACCCACATGGAATTCGTCCTGGAGGCTGCGTCATTTCCCTTGGGTGggagtgaggcaggagagaaggaaaggggctGTGTTGATGTCGGGGTGCAGAGGCCTGGAGACGGTGGTTCGAGGTGCCTCCCTGGGGGGTGGGAGAGACGGTGCTGGCGCAGCTGAGATGCTCTGAGACCGTGGGGGGTGAGCTTCTGGCTGGAAGCCGGTATGGGTTGGTAGGGGGGCTGGGTTTGGTTGTAGTGGGAGGCAGGCATGGGTGGTTTTCCTGGGTGCTCCGGGTTGCAGAGGACAGGAGGGGGCGGTGAGCAGCCCTGGACAAGGGGTGTGGACAGCCGCATGGGTGGGGCAGGGGTGACGGGTGGGCTGGAGACCACAGGCCTCCAGTGGAAGTGGGGAATGATGCTTGGGAGGCAGATAGTGGGTGGGAGCTGCGGACCCAGGAGGACAGGGGACTTCCATGGCTGGGGGTCCAGAgggccagggaggggagcagctcCAGGGAAGACACGTGGGTTGAGGGTTTCTGTGTGAGCCGCACCCATTGCCTCTCTGGGACTGCCTGGCGGGTGAGAGGAACCCGACTTGCTGCTGAGGCCTTGCAGGCCGTTCACTGCTGCTGCCAGGGCTGTTGTGAACAGGGGCTCCTCCTGAGCCCCTGGTTGGTTGTGGCCCCTCTAACTGGACCTGTCTGTCTGAAGGTGGACCAGGTGCTCTGAGGCTGGCGTACAGACCCAGCGCATGCGACGGAGTGGTGCTGGTCCGACACCGTGGGACGTGGGGACACGTGTGCAACCAGGACTGGACGCTGGCAGAGGCCTCTGTGGTGTGCAGGCAGCTGGGCTGCGGCCCTGCCGTGGGCGCCCCCAAGTACGTCCCGCTGCCTGGAGAGATGGCCCTGCCCTGGCTCCACAACGTGTCCTGCCAGGGCAATGAGCCCTCTCTCTGGGAGTGCAGCCTTGGCGCGTGGAGCCAGAGCCCATGCCCCCACGCATGGGTGGTGGTCGCTCTGTGCTCCAGTAAGTAGGGCAGAGTGAAGGGGTGGGGCtgcgggaggaggagggggaggacagggagggtcttggaggggagtgggggcagggggtCTGGAGCTCTCTCTGGCAGGGATGCCTTGCTGGGCACTGGAACCATCCTGACTGTAAGATTCAGCTCTGAAGAAACCACTGCCAAGGAGATTCAGAGAGTGGACTAAGGAAGCAGAAGGCAGCTCAGGCTTGGAGAGGTAGTGGCCGAGGTGAGGCCCGGGTCTATGGACGCCCGAGGCCCACACAGGCAGCTGGTAGTGATTTCTTACACAGTGGCAGAAAGGTACACGCTTTTCCGTCCAGGTCTGGCTAGAGGGTCCTCAGCTGTCCCTGGGCACTTTATGTGGCTGTGAGGACCCCCTCATAGCGTCCTGCCTCTGAAGCGGAGCCACCTGGCCAGGACCTCCTACTATTTTGGGGCCCAGTATGAAGGGACCCTGCAGGGACCCTAGTTTCAGGAGACCCACAACAGAGCATGAAGCTGGGCACAGGGGCCTCTCTGAGCCCGCGCCCTGTGTGACTGCCCGGTTACCTGCCCCTGAAGCTGCCCCTGACTCAGCCCAGCACCATCCTCCCTGAAAAAGGAGCTGCCTGGTTTCAGGCCCGGGGTGGACTGCCATGGCCAAATGGAAACATCTGGAGTCACCCAGGCAGGCCCCAAGCTCCAAGTGAGCACGTGGCCAGCTGGGTGCACACCTTATGGCAGGCGGCCTGTGCTCCACAGACGGCACTTTTCGGGAGCTTCGGCTGGTGCAGGGCCAGAGTCCCTGCGCAGGATTTCCCGAGATCAGAAACGTGAATGGGGTGGACCGCCTCTGTGGCCTGCATGTGGAGGAGGCCATGGTGTTCTGCCGGGAGCTGGGGTGCGGCCCTGTGCTCCAGGCCCCCCGCCGGGATGTGGGCGTTGTCAGCAAGTACCTGGCCTGCAAGGGCACCGAGTCCACTGTCCGCAACTGCAGAATGGACAACAAGCTTCGCAGTGGCTGCGACCCGCGGCTGGACGCAGAGGTGGTCTGCTCAGGTGAGGCCGCCTCCCGACGCTTCCAGTGACCCCTGGGTGATGCTGGGCCTGGATGTGCTGGGGCTGGACTTGGGGAGAGCAGGGGGAAGTGGAGTGGGTGTTCCCATGGACGGGCACCCTGTTCTGCCTGAGACATTGGGTGTAGACGTGGTGCATCTGCACGCTGGAGGGAATGGGCCTCAGCTCTCATGGCAGGTTCTCAGGAGAGCGGAGCTGAGTTTCTGGTGGCCACACAGAGGAGTCCTGGCTCAGAACCTGCAGGCCATCTGGGGGTCCTGGCTGCTGGGGCAAGTGTGAGCTGTTTCAGCTGTGATCGCTGCACGTCTAACATGGATCTGGGGTGGGTAGAAATCActtcctcccagccctgcctccggTGTGTGTAAGCCGCCCTGGCCTCACAGCTCCTGGCCTTGTGAGTACGAGGAGCAGCTGAAATGAGGTGGACAGTCACCTGCTGTAGTGCCCCAGAGAGGGTGGTGCTCAGTGGGCCATGGGGTGCCTTGACCTGGCCTCTGGGATTGCAGAAGGTGTGGATGTCATGGCTGGGATGCAGAGGCTGTGAAACACGTGGGCACCTGCAGAAGGTGAACTTGACCCTGACCTTGGTGATGCGGCTGAGTGGAAGGGCCTCTGTCTGCAAACTCCTCCGTGTGCTCGGCAGACCCTCTGCCTAGATGCAGATGGTTGTTCCTGGTGGAACCCTTCGACAGACTGAGGCTCAGGGCCAAACTGTCACCCGAGGACACGAGTCTTCTGCCTGATAGAATGTTTGCCCCCAGGACACACCGAGGCCCGGCTGGTGGGCGGCGAGCACCCCTGCGCTGGGCGCCTGGAGGTGCGGCGGGGCCTGACCTGGGGCACCATCTGCGACGCGGACCTGGACCCGGCCACGGCCCACGTGGTGTGCCGGGAGCTGCAGTGCGGGGTGGCCGTGTCCACACCTGGGGGCGCCCGCTTCGGCCGGGGCTCGGGGCCGGTGTGGACAGAGGCCTTCCACTGTGCGGGCAACGAGTCACTGCTGTTCTACTGCCCACGGGGGCACGGGAGCCAGTGTGGGCCCGGCCACGATGCGGGGCTCCGGTGCTCAGGTGAGGTCCTGTGCGTGGGCTCTGAGGGCTCAGCCCTGCCTTATTCTCTGCCAGATCCCTTCCTGCCCTAAAGGTGCCTCTGGCCAGTAGGTGTGGGCGCTTTTGATGTTTGCTTCTGTTGGTTGAAAGAAGCGGAAGGAAGAGGCTGGGTGTAGGGCGAAGTGCCCAGGCAGGAACTCAGATCAGATTCTTCTGCAGAGCTGTGTGGGCTGAATGCTGACGCAGAGGAGGGCGGGGGAGCTGGTGAGAGCGAGGCTGGGCTCTGTGCCCATCCCACTGGGTGTGAAGGCAGGAAATGACCACAGACAGCCACGTGCCgggtctgtgtccccagccaTGCTGAGCCCTCCTCTCCCCCAGAGTTCAGGCTGGTCAACGGCAGCAGCAGCTGTGAGGGCCGCGTGGAGCTCCAGGTGCAGGGGTCCTGGGCGCCCCTCTGTGCCACCCACTGGGACATAGCAGACGCCACCGTCCTCTGCCACCAGCTCAACTGTGGCAACGCGGTGGCCGCACCTCGAGGAGGCCATTTTGGGGGCGGGGACGCTGCCCTCTGGCCTGACGCGTTTCACTGTGAGGGGACAGAGCCCTACTTGTGGAATTGCCCAGTAAGCACCCTGGGGGCCCCGGCCTGTGCCCCGGGAAACTCGGCCTCCGCAGTGTGCTCAGGTGGGTGCAGCCAGGacggtggaggaggaggagggtgagtGCGAGCCATGGACAGAGGGTGCAAGGAAGGGCAGAGGGGCTGAGAGGGACCAGCctgcctggggggtggggggtgggcctGGGTCCCTCCCCCTGACAGCCCGGGGCCCCCGTGCGTCCCCGTCCCCAGGTCTCCCCCACGCCCTGCGGCTGCGGGAAGGACAGAGCCGCTGTGACGGCCGCGTGGAGGTCTCCCTGGACGGCGTGTGGGGCCGCGTCCTGGACGACGCCTGGGACGTGCGCGGCGCGGGCGTGGTGTGCCGGCAGCTGGGGTGCGGAGAGGCCCAGCGAGCCTACGACGCGCCCGCCCCCGGCCGCGGGTCCGTCCAGGTGGCGCTGAGCCGCGCGCGCTGTCTGGGCACCGAGACCCGCCTGACCCGGTGCAACGTGTCCGCGACGCTGCGGGAGCCCGCGGGGACCTCGCGGGACGCCGGCGTGGTGTGCTCGGGTGAGGGCGGAACCGCGTCCCCCGTGGGCCGTGGCCGCGCGGCGCGGGGCGCCCTGACTCTGTGTCTCCGCAGGGAGCCTCGGGGTGCGGCTGGCCGCGGGGCCGGGACGCTGTGCGGGGCGCGTGGAGGTGCTGCGCGGGGGCGCGTGGGGCACCGTGTGTGACGACGCCTGGGACCTGCGGGACGCGCACGTGGTCTGCAGGCAGCTGGGCTGCGGCCGCGCCCTGAGCGCCCCGGGGGCCGCGCACTTCGGAGCCGGGGCGGGGCGCATCTGGCTGGACGAGCTGCGCTGCCAGGGCCACGAGTCTGCGCTGTGGCGGTGCCCCTCGGCGGGCTGGGGCCAGCACGACTGCGGGCACAAGGAGGACGCTGGCGCCTTCTGCTCAGGTGCGCGGCCGGGCGTCAGATCGTGCTGCTTTACTCCGGGTAATCACGTGCACGTGCGCTCCAGAATTCCGTTAAAGTACCAGGAGCTGTTCTCTTCCTTGAATGCAGAACTTCCACCAAGTATTGGGCGGGGTTCCTCTTGCTGGCAAGGGACAGGACAGCGCTTTGGGTCCTGTGCCTGGGGCTGGTCAGCTCCCTGCCGCAGGTGGGCCCTGGAAAGCCCCAGCTGGGCTCATTTTCTGCTGTTGCCAGCTCAAGTGTGCTTGGTCTCTATCCGgaattcatgtatatatatattcgtTTTGAGACGATCTCacggtttcccaggctggggtgcggtggcaccatcacagttcactgcagtcttgaccacCTGTACTCCAGGGATccttcagcctcagtctccccagcagCTGCGACCAGAGGAAGGAGGCACTGCCACTGGCttcagattctctctctctctttttttgagtgtttattattttttaattctttttttaaaattgtattttaggttttgtggtccatgtgaagaacatgcaagatagttgcacaGGTGCACGCGTGgcggtgtggtttgctgccttcctccccttcacctacatcttgcatttctccccatgctatctctccccaactccccaccccccactgtacCCCGTATTTGGTGATATTTGGTGTACTGGAGACCTTTTTGCAGACTGAGCAAGGGTGTGTTCTCCGGAGAAGTCTGTGAGTGGGTGACGGGCTCCCCACCCAATCTGCCGTCTCCCCACAGCGTTTCCAGGTGACCCCTAGGAGAGGCTGGATACCTGCTGAATCTCTGGCAGCTCATTCAAGTGTGGGCTCTTCTCATTGGgtttggtttatatttttctttagcaaCATTTTCTTTGGCGATTTCTTGgattattacatttatttccaTTGCTGTGTTCTTTGTATGCAATGCTTGAGTCTTCCCTAtgcttctaaaattaatttttggcaTGACTCTGCCCACTCATTCTTGGGGCGTTTCTCCAGGTGGCACCCACGTCACAGTCTGGTTTCTGTCGGTTCTGCTCTCCAGTCCTTTGTGTGTTTCGCCTCGTCCGCCGTCCATCAGACGGGGAGCCTCCTCACCTCATCCATCGCCCGTTCACCTCATCTTAGCGTCTTTTTTCACAGAAGCTTGTTTTCTTCTAATGAGGCTATGCTCTGCTCTCATAAAAGGCCCGTCTTTGGCATCTCATGAGAATGACAGGTCATTTTCTAGAACACTCTGCTAGTTCCCATGGGAAGTGGCGGTTTCAGCCTTGCCTCTGTGTCTCCCACGCGGTTCTTGCTCTCCAGGTTGCAGCATTTTCCTCCGGTGGCTgctttatctgtttatctgtctgTGAAGCTTCACCCTGGCGACCTCACCTGAGCTGGCATCTGCAGGAACCTGCCGTGAGACTGTCTGCTGGAGCCAGCATGTTGGGCATGGCCAGTTCAATTCCTGGGGCTGCCTCTTTTTCACCTCGGCTATGCCTTGGTCACTTCTGGCCCCTCCAGGCTCCTCAGGGTGCCTGCCTGacagggctgcattcccagggaggggcagggcgCTGGTGGCTCCTGCTCTACCATTTGTAGGCACACGGACAGGCAGGCAGCAGAGCCCTGCTCAGCTCTGAGCCTCACACGTGCCCTGCGTTTTGTGCCTGTGCTGATGCTTTGCCCAAGGTCCCGTCCGTATGTCCAGGGTGCAAACTTGCATTGTTTTGGGAAAGGAGATAAGACTGTATCTGAGGGGCAggagccattttattttattttagttttctagaCTCAGATGAGATACAGGAGCCATTTTAAAGAAGAGCTAGAACAGTAACTTCTAGATGTAGGTAGAGGAATTCTCTTGATAGACTTTACAAAAATACGATGTTGATAATATCTTTGAAAGAGTGACATATAAAGTATGTTACATGATGTTAAAATTTGAGTCCAAAAaatttgaacaacaaaaaaaatctaatcctGACACCCAGACAGTGTCTAATATATGTGATCTGCTGTAGAAATTAATGCTGAGTAACCAGCCCTGCCACAGACAACATGATGTGTGTGGCTCCAATTTCTGTGGTCACTGCCTTTGGCTGTGCTCAGCCTGGCGGTTCTCTGTCCCAGCTGGGCTTCCTCAGAGCCTTCAGGCGGTCACTTGATGGCTAGGCAGAGCCCTGCTTCTGGGCACTGGCTGTAGGCAGGAGTGGTGGAGGCTCTGTTTCTGTCATGATCCAGCCTTGGTTCCAAAAGTGACAGCAGAGTCAGCCTAGGAGCAGGCACAGAGTCTCAGAGCCTATTCCGCTGGCCCAAGTCCCAAGCCAGCTGGGATTCAAGGGCCGGGGCACAGACTCAGTGAGAGGGTGTGGGAGCAGGCAGGGGATACTTGCGGAtacttttttattctattatgaTGTGTTTCTTTCCAGTACTTTTTCTAAGCTTATTTTAATTAGATATGATCCTTTCGGTTGCAATTTATACCTAACTTTCTCCAGTTATCCTGGTATcggcatttaaaaatgttattacagTGCTTCACAGCACAGCTTTAAAGTATTGTCGAACCTGCCATCAGGCCAGCATATCAGTCTGTTGGACTTTACATTGCTCCAAGGGTGACACTGAACATATTTGGGCACTGGTCAGTCAGGACCAATGCTATCTCTGCACATGGGGCTGAGGCACACACATACAGTTGAATAACTGCTACGGTCAAGCCAGTGAACATCCCACCATCTCACATAGTCACATTGGCTTTGTAGTAAGAGAACCTAACGTCTACTTTCCTAGCAAATTTCCAGTGTacagtgcaatttttttttttttttttttttttttgtgagacggagtttcgctctcgttacccaggctggagtgcagtggcgtgatctcggctcactgcatcctccgcctcctgggttcaggcaattctcctgcctcagcctcctgagtagctgggattacaggcacgcaccaccatgcccagctaattttttgtattttttagtagagaccgggtttcaccatgttgaccaggatggtctcgatctcttgacctcgtgatccacccgcctcagcctcccaaagtgctaagattacaggcttgagccaccgcgcccggctacagtGCAATATTAGCATGAGCATTCCTCGTGCTGCATTTGGGGTTCCGAATTTCTTCATCCTGCGTAACTGTGGACCCTTTGGCCTATCTCCCCCATACCCCGCCACCTGCCCCTGATAACCACATTCCACTGTTTTGATgcatttgacttttttattttgctctcatATGTAAGTGGGATTGCagaatttgtcttttcattcctggtttatttcacttcacataatgtcCGCCAGGTTCACCCATGCTGTCACGAATCACAGAATTCCCTTCTTGTTGaggctgaacagtattccataGCATAGATGTAccatatttctcttttgctttttaaattgacaCTCTTTGTACATCTGTATGGGATACATAGTGGTGTTTCAATCCCTATAATGTGTATGGTCAGGTTTGGGTAATTAGCAAAACCATCATCTCAGACGTGGGTCACTTCGTGGTGTTGGGAACATTCTGTGTTCTTCCTCCAGAGATCTGAAACCTTATAATGTACTGTTAGTGACAGTCATCCTGCACTGCTATAGAATGCtagaatttatttctcttatccAGCTGTAATTTTGTGTCTTTACAAATCTCCTCTTATTCCAccctcctccagctctttccAACCTCCAGTACCCTCtgttctgctttttatttctaggaGATCAACCTCTTTTAAGCTTCCAttaatgaatgagaacatgtggcatttaactttctgttcctagCTTATTTTCCTTAACACggtgtcctccagttccatccatattgctgcaaatgacaggattttatcgctttttaaggctgagtagcTCCAGTGTGTATACGCCATGTTTTCGCTAGCCGTGTATCTGTTGTTGGACATCTACGctgattccacatcttggctgTTGTCAGTTGTGCTGCTGTGAACCTGGGCATGAAGACATCTCTGCTCTgctgattttatttcctctgggtctatacccagcagtgagattcCTGGATTGTGCAGTAGCTCTAGTTTAAATTTTCTGAAGAGGCTCCATACTGTTTCCTTAACTGATCTCGGCGCTGGGACCCCCTGAGTTTAGCTCCCTCCTTCTGAGACTGCCCGCAGTGCCAGACAGGGCACTCTCTGGCCTGACTGTCCTTGCTTTGCAGAATCAGTGGCTCTGAGGCTTCGAGGTGGGACCTGCTGCTGTGCTGGGTGGCTGGACGTGTTCTACAACGGGACCTGGGGTGCCGTGTGCAGCAACGCCCTGAAGGACTTCTCCTTGTCCGTCATCTGCAAGCAGCTGGGGTGTGGGGAGCGGGGCTGGCTGGAGAACAAGCCCTTCCCCTCCGCTGGTGCCAGCACGGGCACCGCCTGGGTGGACAATATCGAGTGCCGCAGGCTGCCCAGCTCCACTCTGTGGCAGTGCCCTTCCCGCCCATGGCACCCACGCTCCTGTGACCTTCGAGAGCAGGTCTGGATCACCTGTGCAGGTGGGCACTAGAGACCTCTGGGGGTGTCTAAGAGGTTTATCTTTCTGACAAGTCACTGGCAGGGGATGCCATTGAATCAGAACTTGGgcctggggttggggtggggtcACAGAATGAAGGATCCACAACCTTTGTTCTGAGGCTTCTCCGGGCGCTCATGCTCTCAGAGCTGCTGTTTAACCTGCAGGGTTGTCAGAGGACGGGCCACAGGCTGCTGGCGAGACCCTCAGCTGCTCCTCCTCGCTCAGCTGCCCAGGTACCGCTGTGTCCCTGTCCCTGTCCTCCTTCCCGCCCCGTCCGGCCCCCCGAGTGACGGCGGCCCCTTTTCCAGAGGAGGGCGCAGTGCGCTTGCGCGGGGGCCAGGCCCGCTGCTCCGGGCGCGTGGAGCTCTGGCACGCGGGCTCCTGGGGCACCGTGTGCGACGACGCCTGGGACCTGGCGGACGCGGAGGTGGTGTGCCGCCAGCTGGGCTGTGGTCCCGCCGTCGCCGCCCTGGCGGCCGCCGCCTTTGGCCCTGGCTCCGGGCCAGTGTGGCTGGACGAGGTGGGGTGCCGGGGCAGCGAGGGGTCCCTGCGGGGCTGCGC carries:
- the LOC101046686 gene encoding scavenger receptor cysteine-rich domain-containing protein SCART1-like isoform X1, coding for MRAALWILGLGPCLLNIWAVPIGGPGALRLAYRPSACDGVVLVRHRGTWGHVCNQDWTLAEASVVCRQLGCGPAVGAPKYVPLPGEMALPWLHNVSCQGNEPSLWECSLGAWSQSPCPHAWVVVALCSNGTFRELRLVQGQSPCAGFPEIRNVNGVDRLCGLHVEEAMVFCRELGCGPVLQAPRRDVGVVSKYLACKGTESTVRNCRMDNKLRSGCDPRLDAEVVCSGHTEARLVGGEHPCAGRLEVRRGLTWGTICDADLDPATAHVVCRELQCGVAVSTPGGARFGRGSGPVWTEAFHCAGNESLLFYCPRGHGSQCGPGHDAGLRCSEFRLVNGSSSCEGRVELQVQGSWAPLCATHWDIADATVLCHQLNCGNAVAAPRGGHFGGGDAALWPDAFHCEGTEPYLWNCPVSTLGAPACAPGNSASAVCSGLPHALRLREGQSRCDGRVEVSLDGVWGRVLDDAWDVRGAGVVCRQLGCGEAQRAYDAPAPGRGSVQVALSRARCLGTETRLTRCNVSATLREPAGTSRDAGVVCSGSLGVRLAAGPGRCAGRVEVLRGGAWGTVCDDAWDLRDAHVVCRQLGCGRALSAPGAAHFGAGAGRIWLDELRCQGHESALWRCPSAGWGQHDCGHKEDAGAFCSESVALRLRGGTCCCAGWLDVFYNGTWGAVCSNALKDFSLSVICKQLGCGERGWLENKPFPSAGASTGTAWVDNIECRRLPSSTLWQCPSRPWHPRSCDLREQVWITCAGLSEDGPQAAGETLSCSSSLSCPEEGAVRLRGGQARCSGRVELWHAGSWGTVCDDAWDLADAEVVCRQLGCGPAVAALAAAAFGPGSGPVWLDEVGCRGSEGSLRGCAAERWGRGDCAHKEDAGVRCLGDSGTTVPPPPPLAPPLAPPPAHMAWALPEFTCLVLGSLLGIISLFLGMKWCHRRAACRGCGMSGHLSSEGIYEDIGAFPMGQKDEGPAASGDLGLEENYDDAGEPEDGAGEEAEEAGVLLSPAGGAPFSLGPEAEAEMEDGGGLCPRT
- the LOC101046686 gene encoding scavenger receptor cysteine-rich domain-containing protein SCART1-like isoform X2, which encodes MRAALWILGLGPCLLNIWAVPIGGPGALRLAYRPSACDGVVLVRHRGTWGHVCNQDWTLAEASVVCRQLGCGPAVGAPKYVPLPGEMALPWLHNVSCQGNEPSLWECSLGAWSQSPCPHAWVVVALCSNGTFRELRLVQGQSPCAGFPEIRNVNGVDRLCGLHVEEAMVFCRELGCGPVLQAPRRDVGVVSKYLACKGTESTVRNCRMDNKLRSGCDPRLDAEVVCSGHTEARLVGGEHPCAGRLEVRRGLTWGTICDADLDPATAHVVCRELQCGVAVSTPGGARFGRGSGPVWTEAFHCAGNESLLFYCPRGHGSQCGPGHDAGLRCSEFRLVNGSSSCEGRVELQVQGSWAPLCATHWDIADATVLCHQLNCGNAVAAPRGGHFGGGDAALWPDAFHCEGTEPYLWNCPVSTLGAPACAPGNSASAVCSGLPHALRLREGQSRCDGRVEVSLDGVWGRVLDDAWDVRGAGVVCRQLGCGEAQRAYDAPAPGRGSVQVALSRARCLGTETRLTRCNVSATLREPAGTSRDAGVVCSGSLGVRLAAGPGRCAGRVEVLRGGAWGTVCDDAWDLRDAHVVCRQLGCGRALSAPGAAHFGAGAGRIWLDELRCQGHESALWRCPSAGWGQHDCGHKEDAGAFCSESVALRLRGGTCCCAGWLDVFYNGTWGAVCSNALKDFSLSVICKQLGCGERGWLENKPFPSAGASTGTAWVDNIECRRLPSSTLWQCPSRPWHPRSCDLREQVWITCAGLSEDGPQAAGETLSCSSSLSCPEEGAVRLRGGQARCSGRVELWHAGSWGTVCDDAWDLADAEVVCRQLGCGPAVAALAAAAFGPGSGPVWLDEVGCRGSEGSLRGCAAERWGRGDCAHKEDAGVRCLGDSGTTVPPPPPLGLTPPRIITLLLLSGPTYLDSPT
- the LOC101046686 gene encoding scavenger receptor cysteine-rich domain-containing protein SCART1-like isoform X3 — its product is MVFCRELGCGPVLQAPRRDVGVVSKYLACKGTESTVRNCRMDNKLRSGCDPRLDAEVVCSGHTEARLVGGEHPCAGRLEVRRGLTWGTICDADLDPATAHVVCRELQCGVAVSTPGGARFGRGSGPVWTEAFHCAGNESLLFYCPRGHGSQCGPGHDAGLRCSEFRLVNGSSSCEGRVELQVQGSWAPLCATHWDIADATVLCHQLNCGNAVAAPRGGHFGGGDAALWPDAFHCEGTEPYLWNCPVSTLGAPACAPGNSASAVCSGLPHALRLREGQSRCDGRVEVSLDGVWGRVLDDAWDVRGAGVVCRQLGCGEAQRAYDAPAPGRGSVQVALSRARCLGTETRLTRCNVSATLREPAGTSRDAGVVCSGSLGVRLAAGPGRCAGRVEVLRGGAWGTVCDDAWDLRDAHVVCRQLGCGRALSAPGAAHFGAGAGRIWLDELRCQGHESALWRCPSAGWGQHDCGHKEDAGAFCSESVALRLRGGTCCCAGWLDVFYNGTWGAVCSNALKDFSLSVICKQLGCGERGWLENKPFPSAGASTGTAWVDNIECRRLPSSTLWQCPSRPWHPRSCDLREQVWITCAGLSEDGPQAAGETLSCSSSLSCPEEGAVRLRGGQARCSGRVELWHAGSWGTVCDDAWDLADAEVVCRQLGCGPAVAALAAAAFGPGSGPVWLDEVGCRGSEGSLRGCAAERWGRGDCAHKEDAGVRCLGDSGTTVPPPPPLAPPLAPPPAHMAWALPEFTCLVLGSLLGIISLFLGMKWCHRRAACRGCGMSGHLSSEGIYEDIGAFPMGQKDEGPAASGDLGLEENYDDAGEPEDGAGEEAEEAGVLLSPAGGAPFSLGPEAEAEMEDGGGLCPRT